A region from the Silene latifolia isolate original U9 population chromosome 7, ASM4854445v1, whole genome shotgun sequence genome encodes:
- the LOC141592388 gene encoding uncharacterized protein LOC141592388 isoform X1, translating into MGADPINNTNIHHVHGIPNNNSPLILGLQPSALVDHVAKVDWSLLYQLPGERGGSIPVAWEDVKHILSEVGTHISTSKEDLSPIKTLGGGSVANTIRGLSACFGISSGLVGACGDDPQGKLFIDNMNSKGVDLSRMRTKKGDTAQCVCLVDHVGNRTMRPCLAQAVRLKAEELVEDNFRGSKWLVMRFAAINLELIHAAVRIAKRDGLLVSLDLASFEMIRSNKSALVELLESGDIDLCFANEDEAMEVVRGRHDTSPEDALDYLATHCQWAVVTLGPKGCIAKHGKEVCWVYPHGMTVKLPAIGEAQPCDATGAGDLFASGFIYGLIEGLSLEDCCKVGTCSGGSVIRSLGGDVTPENLQWMYKQLQNKDLSVPQF; encoded by the exons ATGGGGGCAGACCCAATCAACAACACTAACATTCATCACGTTCATGGAATTCCCAACAACAACTCCCCACTTATTCTGGGGCTTCAACCTTCAGCCCTGGTCGACCACGTTGCTAAAGTTGATTGGTCTTTACTCTATCAACTTCCTGGTGAAAGGGGTGGTTCCATTCCG GTTGCATGGGAGGATGTAAAACACATACTTAGTGAGGTTGGAACCCATATATCTACATCTAAAGAGGACTTGTCTCCAATAAAGACTCTTGGTGGAGGCAGTGTTGCAAATACAATTCGGGGCTTGTCCGCATGTTTTGGCATATCTTCTGGTCTTGTTGGTGCTTGTGGTGATGATCCACAAGGGAAGTTATTCATAGATAACATGAATTCTAAAGGTGTCGATCTTTCAAGAATGAGAACTAAAAAGGGAGACACAGCCCAG TGTGTCTGCTTAGTTGATCACGTTGGAAACCGCACAATGCGACCGTGCCTTGCACAAGCAGTTAGACTTAAG GCTGAAGAGTTGGTGGAAGACAACTTCAGGGGCTCCAAg TGGCTTGTGATGAGGTTTGCAGCAATCAATTTGGAACTCATTCACGCTGCTGTTAGAATAGCGAAACGAGATGGGCTTCTTGTATCCTTAGATTTAGCCAGTTTTGAG ATGATTAGAAGCAATAAATCTGCGCTGGTAGAACTGCTTGAGTCTGGTGATATTGACCTTTGTTTTGCCAATGAAGACGAAGccatggaggtggtgag GGGAAGACATGACACTAGTCCTGAAGATGCTCTTGATTATCTAGCCACACACTGCCAGTGGGCTGTGGTGACCCTTGGACCCAAAGGCTGCATCGCAAAACATGGCAAGGAGGTCTGTTGGGTCTACCCACATGGAATG ACAGTGAAGCTTCCGGCCATAGGTGAAGCACAACCATGCGATGCCACTGGAGCCGGTGATCTCTTTGCAAGTGGGTTCATATATGGTCTAATAGAGGGGTTGAGTCTCGAGGATTGCTGCAAAGTGGGAACCTGTAGTGGTGGGTCTGTTATCCGTTCACTCGGGGGTGATGTCACCCCCGAAAACCTTCAATGGATGTATAAGCAGTTGCAGAACAAGGATCTCTCGGTTCCTCAATTCTGA
- the LOC141592388 gene encoding uncharacterized protein LOC141592388 isoform X2, whose amino-acid sequence MGADPINNTNIHHVHGIPNNNSPLILGLQPSALVDHVAKVDWSLLYQLPGERGGSIPVAWEDVKHILSEVGTHISTSKEDLSPIKTLGGGSVANTIRGLSACFGISSGLVGACGDDPQGKLFIDNMNSKGVDLSRMRTKKGDTAQCVCLVDHVGNRTMRPCLAQAVRLKAEELVEDNFRGSKWLVMRFAAINLELIHAAVRIAKRDGLLVSLDLASFEMIRSNKSALVELLESGDIDLCFANEDEAMEVVRGRHDTSPEDALDYLATHCQWAVVTLGPKGCIAKHGKETVKLPAIGEAQPCDATGAGDLFASGFIYGLIEGLSLEDCCKVGTCSGGSVIRSLGGDVTPENLQWMYKQLQNKDLSVPQF is encoded by the exons ATGGGGGCAGACCCAATCAACAACACTAACATTCATCACGTTCATGGAATTCCCAACAACAACTCCCCACTTATTCTGGGGCTTCAACCTTCAGCCCTGGTCGACCACGTTGCTAAAGTTGATTGGTCTTTACTCTATCAACTTCCTGGTGAAAGGGGTGGTTCCATTCCG GTTGCATGGGAGGATGTAAAACACATACTTAGTGAGGTTGGAACCCATATATCTACATCTAAAGAGGACTTGTCTCCAATAAAGACTCTTGGTGGAGGCAGTGTTGCAAATACAATTCGGGGCTTGTCCGCATGTTTTGGCATATCTTCTGGTCTTGTTGGTGCTTGTGGTGATGATCCACAAGGGAAGTTATTCATAGATAACATGAATTCTAAAGGTGTCGATCTTTCAAGAATGAGAACTAAAAAGGGAGACACAGCCCAG TGTGTCTGCTTAGTTGATCACGTTGGAAACCGCACAATGCGACCGTGCCTTGCACAAGCAGTTAGACTTAAG GCTGAAGAGTTGGTGGAAGACAACTTCAGGGGCTCCAAg TGGCTTGTGATGAGGTTTGCAGCAATCAATTTGGAACTCATTCACGCTGCTGTTAGAATAGCGAAACGAGATGGGCTTCTTGTATCCTTAGATTTAGCCAGTTTTGAG ATGATTAGAAGCAATAAATCTGCGCTGGTAGAACTGCTTGAGTCTGGTGATATTGACCTTTGTTTTGCCAATGAAGACGAAGccatggaggtggtgag GGGAAGACATGACACTAGTCCTGAAGATGCTCTTGATTATCTAGCCACACACTGCCAGTGGGCTGTGGTGACCCTTGGACCCAAAGGCTGCATCGCAAAACATGGCAAGGAG ACAGTGAAGCTTCCGGCCATAGGTGAAGCACAACCATGCGATGCCACTGGAGCCGGTGATCTCTTTGCAAGTGGGTTCATATATGGTCTAATAGAGGGGTTGAGTCTCGAGGATTGCTGCAAAGTGGGAACCTGTAGTGGTGGGTCTGTTATCCGTTCACTCGGGGGTGATGTCACCCCCGAAAACCTTCAATGGATGTATAAGCAGTTGCAGAACAAGGATCTCTCGGTTCCTCAATTCTGA